One genomic segment of Chitinophaga parva includes these proteins:
- a CDS encoding Arm DNA-binding domain-containing protein yields MNILSVDYSFWLYKSKVNKRGEVPVYMRIAVGDSKKEIATGIYIKERDWNASRRVIRRSSADYEIENLKLEILVKRFKEVVKMLVENEHDFTADLIKQRMLNENKQVKGLLPYFEGYLEKMKSLVGIEFAVHVCHHLLRR; encoded by the coding sequence ATGAACATATTAAGTGTTGATTATTCTTTTTGGCTTTATAAGTCAAAAGTAAATAAGCGCGGTGAAGTACCTGTTTATATGCGTATAGCCGTTGGGGATAGTAAAAAAGAAATAGCAACTGGCATCTACATTAAAGAAAGAGATTGGAATGCATCTCGGCGTGTAATTCGGCGGTCTTCGGCGGATTATGAGATTGAAAACTTGAAGCTTGAAATTCTGGTGAAGCGCTTTAAAGAAGTTGTAAAAATGCTCGTTGAGAATGAACATGACTTCACTGCTGATTTGATTAAACAAAGGATGCTTAATGAAAACAAACAGGTTAAAGGTTTGTTGCCATATTTTGAAGGTTATCTTGAGAAAATGAAAAGTCTTGTAGGTATTGAATTTGCCGTTCATGTTTGTCATCATCTGTTGAGAAGATGA